A genome region from Oscillospiraceae bacterium includes the following:
- a CDS encoding carbohydrate ABC transporter permease, producing MLVLIFITLYPVWYVLCVSLSSTAAINQGAVTFWPVGFNFDAYFEILDTPKIPRAYLNTLIYTGVGTFCSVVMTVIFAYPLSRRNFVFRKPLMIMVTITMFFSGGMIPSFLLVKELGLLDSMWSLVLPSLIATYDLIVMRSFFETIPNEVYEAAVVDGASEFKILTSIFVPLAKPAIASISLFYIRGQWNSFLLPSIYLTTAEKYPLQVILRDMLINMTGQNANDLEESRFTPEALKNATIFVSVLPFLLIYPFIQKYFVKGLTLGAVKG from the coding sequence ATGCTTGTTCTTATATTTATAACACTTTATCCTGTTTGGTATGTACTTTGTGTTTCACTAAGTTCTACCGCAGCAATCAACCAGGGCGCAGTTACATTCTGGCCTGTTGGATTTAACTTTGATGCATACTTTGAAATTCTTGATACACCAAAAATTCCAAGAGCATATCTTAACACACTTATTTATACAGGTGTTGGTACATTCTGCAGTGTTGTTATGACGGTTATTTTTGCTTATCCTTTATCAAGAAGAAACTTTGTATTCAGAAAACCTCTTATGATTATGGTAACAATTACAATGTTCTTCTCAGGTGGTATGATTCCTTCGTTCTTGCTTGTTAAAGAACTTGGACTTTTAGACTCAATGTGGTCACTTGTTCTTCCTTCTTTAATAGCAACTTATGACCTTATCGTTATGAGAAGTTTCTTTGAAACAATACCAAATGAAGTATATGAAGCAGCGGTTGTTGACGGTGCAAGTGAATTTAAGATTTTAACATCAATCTTTGTTCCTCTTGCAAAACCTGCTATCGCATCTATTTCACTATTTTACATAAGAGGTCAGTGGAACAGTTTCTTACTACCATCAATTTACTTAACAACTGCTGAAAAATATCCTCTACAGGTTATTTTAAGAGATATGTTAATTAATATGACAGGTCAGAACGCAAACGACCTTGAAGAAAGCAGATTTACACCTGAAGCACTTAAGAATGCGACAATTTTCGTATCAGTATTACCATTCTTACTAATTTATCCTTTCATACAAAAATACTTTGTAAAAGGTTTAACATTAGGTGCAGTAAAAGGGTAA
- a CDS encoding oligopeptide transporter, OPT family: protein MQNKEFKPYIPADRVTPEITVTSIIMGILLAVVFGAANAYLGLRVGMTVSASIPAAVIAMGVIRVIMRKNSILESNVVQTIGSAGESVAAGAIFTLPALFLWAAEGVMDKPGIVEITLIALIGGLLGVFFMVPLRNALIVKEHNILPYPEGTACAEVLLAGEEGGANATTVFAGMGFAAIFKFIIDGLKAVPGEISLRVKGFAGEIGTQVYPAVMSVGYICGPRISSYMFSGGVLSWLVIIPLIVLFGENIVLYPGTVSIGEMFADGGASAIWSSYIRYIGAGALACGGIISLIKSLPLIISTFKGAMKGMAQGSSAGTLRTEQDLSMKIVITVIVLLTLLVWLVPAIPVSIVGAIIVVVFGFFFATVSSRMVGLVGSSNNPVSGMAIATLLISTLILKVTGDVGAHGMQAAIAIGSIICIVAAISGDTSQDLKTGFLLGATPKKQQIGEIIGVVASALAIGGTLYLLDAAWGFGSEELAAPQATLMKMIIEGVMNADLPWTLVFIGVFISIVIEMLGIPVLPFAIGIYLPVQLNACIMVGGLVRLFFDKMKKEEKVKKEIVNDGILFCSGMIAGEGIVGIILALLAVAGIDGLINISGLLSLPSWASTVLSLVVFGLIILSLLKFSLFKKRK from the coding sequence ATGCAGAATAAAGAATTTAAACCTTATATTCCTGCTGACAGAGTAACGCCTGAAATTACGGTTACTTCTATCATAATGGGAATTTTACTGGCAGTTGTTTTTGGTGCTGCAAATGCTTATCTTGGACTAAGAGTTGGGATGACAGTTTCAGCTTCAATTCCTGCTGCCGTAATTGCTATGGGAGTTATACGCGTTATAATGCGTAAGAATTCCATATTGGAAAGCAATGTTGTTCAGACTATAGGTTCTGCCGGCGAATCAGTTGCCGCAGGTGCTATATTTACTTTGCCTGCTTTATTTTTATGGGCAGCAGAAGGTGTTATGGATAAGCCCGGTATTGTAGAAATAACTCTTATTGCCCTGATTGGCGGTCTTTTAGGGGTATTTTTCATGGTGCCATTAAGAAATGCGCTTATAGTTAAAGAACACAATATTCTTCCTTATCCTGAAGGTACAGCCTGTGCAGAAGTTTTACTTGCAGGTGAAGAAGGCGGTGCAAATGCTACAACAGTTTTTGCAGGTATGGGATTTGCTGCAATATTTAAGTTTATAATTGACGGACTTAAAGCAGTTCCGGGAGAAATATCGCTAAGAGTAAAAGGATTTGCAGGAGAAATAGGAACTCAAGTTTACCCTGCTGTTATGAGTGTAGGTTATATTTGCGGACCTCGTATTTCTTCTTATATGTTCTCGGGCGGTGTATTAAGCTGGCTTGTTATTATTCCGTTAATCGTATTGTTTGGTGAAAATATAGTTTTATATCCTGGCACGGTATCAATCGGAGAAATGTTTGCAGATGGCGGAGCGAGTGCTATATGGTCTTCATATATCCGTTATATCGGCGCAGGAGCGCTTGCATGCGGAGGTATTATAAGTTTAATTAAATCTTTACCTCTTATTATTTCTACTTTTAAAGGCGCTATGAAAGGTATGGCACAGGGAAGCAGCGCCGGAACATTAAGAACTGAACAGGATTTAAGCATGAAAATTGTTATAACTGTTATTGTTCTGTTAACTCTTCTTGTATGGCTTGTTCCTGCAATCCCTGTATCAATTGTAGGTGCGATAATTGTTGTCGTGTTCGGATTTTTCTTTGCAACAGTTTCTTCAAGAATGGTTGGGCTTGTCGGAAGCAGTAACAACCCTGTTTCAGGAATGGCAATTGCCACACTTTTAATATCAACACTTATTTTAAAAGTTACAGGCGATGTTGGTGCGCATGGTATGCAGGCTGCAATTGCTATTGGCTCAATTATCTGTATTGTTGCCGCAATTTCAGGGGATACATCTCAGGATTTAAAAACAGGTTTCTTACTTGGTGCAACACCTAAGAAACAGCAAATAGGTGAAATAATCGGTGTTGTTGCTTCGGCTCTTGCAATAGGCGGAACATTATATCTTCTTGATGCTGCATGGGGATTTGGCTCAGAAGAACTTGCCGCACCTCAGGCTACTTTAATGAAAATGATTATCGAAGGTGTTATGAATGCAGACCTTCCATGGACACTGGTATTTATAGGAGTATTTATCTCAATAGTTATAGAAATGCTTGGCATTCCTGTTCTTCCTTTTGCTATTGGTATTTACCTTCCTGTTCAGCTTAATGCTTGTATTATGGTTGGTGGCCTTGTAAGATTATTCTTTGATAAGATGAAAAAAGAAGAAAAGGTTAAAAAAGAAATTGTAAACGATGGTATCCTGTTCTGTTCGGGTATGATAGCAGGGGAAGGTATTGTCGGAATTATACTTGCACTTTTAGCAGTGGCAGGAATTGACGGACTTATAAATATTTCAGGACTTCTTTCGTTGCCTTCATGGGCATCAACCGTATTAAGTCTTGTTGTTTTCGGACTCATTATTTTAAGTCTGCTTAAATTCTCACTCTTTAAGAAAAGAAAATAA
- a CDS encoding PqqD family protein yields the protein MKKENYLDKKPMLNSHIGFTIKDDIVTLEIENKGFVNKIFQKLFNKPKKSYIHLDELGSFAILCSDGIRDIGEIGKLVEEKFGDKAQPVYERLAKFFQIMDSYSFIEWM from the coding sequence ATGAAAAAAGAAAATTATCTTGATAAAAAGCCGATGTTAAATTCACACATCGGCTTTACAATAAAAGACGATATAGTTACTTTGGAAATAGAAAATAAAGGATTTGTTAATAAGATTTTCCAAAAACTGTTTAACAAACCAAAAAAAAGTTATATTCATCTTGATGAACTTGGGAGTTTTGCAATTTTATGTTCAGATGGTATAAGGGATATAGGGGAAATTGGTAAATTAGTCGAAGAAAAGTTTGGCGATAAGGCACAACCGGTTTATGAACGCCTTGCTAAATTTTTTCAGATTATGGACAGTTATTCTTTTATTGAATGGATGTGA